In Morococcus cerebrosus, a single genomic region encodes these proteins:
- a CDS encoding SH3 domain-containing protein, producing the protein MKKMALFLTVLLSSAAAKAADYFLPHTECDGSANVRVAPDTRSKIMTVLNYESRKHKILRKQGKWFHIQLDGIRTGYVHQSQGFIVHNYVVASPDGSANVRNNSYPEEPISQGEIIKTLPNGTRVQIAPTFRKGDWLWYSNQGAYTEKNEDGNNVSIQGYIHKSQLKRID; encoded by the coding sequence ATGAAGAAAATGGCACTGTTTTTAACGGTTTTACTGTCGTCGGCAGCAGCCAAAGCCGCTGATTACTTTTTGCCTCATACCGAATGCGATGGCTCTGCAAACGTTCGTGTTGCTCCTGATACACGCAGCAAAATCATGACGGTACTGAATTATGAAAGCAGAAAACACAAAATACTCAGGAAACAGGGTAAATGGTTTCATATTCAATTAGATGGAATCCGTACAGGCTACGTCCATCAAAGCCAAGGTTTTATCGTGCACAATTATGTTGTCGCCAGCCCTGACGGATCGGCAAACGTCCGTAACAACAGCTACCCCGAAGAACCGATCAGCCAAGGCGAAATCATCAAAACACTCCCAAACGGAACGCGTGTACAGATTGCCCCAACTTTCAGAAAAGGCGACTGGTTGTGGTACAGCAATCAGGGGGCTTACACAGAAAAAAACGAAGACGGTAACAATGTATCAATTCAAGGATATATCCACAAAAGCCAGCTAAAACGTATAGATTAA
- the dapD gene encoding 2,3,4,5-tetrahydropyridine-2,6-dicarboxylate N-succinyltransferase, protein MSLQNIIETAFENRADITPTTVTPEVKEAVLETIRQLDSGKLRVAERLGVGEWKVNEWAKKAVLLSFRIQDNEVLNDGVNKYFDKVPTKFADWSEDEFRAAGFRAVPGAVARRGSFVAKNVVLMPSYVNIGAYVDEGAMVDTWATVGSCAQIGKNVHLSGGVGIGGVLEPLQASPTIIEDNCFIGARSEIVEGVIVEEGSVISMGVFIGQSTKIFDRTTGEIYQGRVPAGSVVVSGSMPSKDGSHSLYCAVIVKRVDAQTRAKTSVNELLRGI, encoded by the coding sequence ATGTCTTTGCAAAACATCATTGAAACCGCCTTTGAAAACCGTGCGGACATCACCCCGACCACCGTTACCCCCGAAGTCAAAGAAGCCGTGTTGGAAACCATCCGCCAACTCGATTCAGGCAAATTGCGCGTCGCCGAACGCTTGGGCGTGGGCGAATGGAAAGTCAACGAATGGGCGAAAAAAGCCGTGTTGTTGTCGTTCCGCATCCAAGACAACGAAGTCCTCAACGACGGCGTAAACAAATACTTCGACAAAGTGCCGACCAAGTTTGCCGACTGGTCTGAAGACGAATTCCGCGCCGCCGGTTTCCGCGCCGTACCCGGTGCCGTTGCGCGCCGCGGCAGCTTTGTTGCTAAAAACGTCGTATTGATGCCGTCTTATGTCAACATCGGCGCATACGTTGACGAAGGCGCGATGGTCGATACTTGGGCGACTGTCGGTTCTTGCGCCCAAATCGGTAAAAATGTCCACTTGAGCGGCGGCGTCGGCATCGGCGGCGTACTCGAACCCCTGCAAGCCAGCCCAACCATCATTGAAGACAACTGCTTCATCGGTGCGCGTTCCGAAATCGTCGAAGGCGTGATTGTCGAAGAAGGCAGCGTGATTTCTATGGGCGTGTTCATCGGACAATCTACTAAAATCTTTGACCGCACTACCGGCGAAATCTACCAAGGCCGCGTACCGGCAGGCTCGGTTGTCGTGTCCGGCAGCATGCCTTCCAAAGACGGCAGCCACAGCCTCTACTGCGCCGTTATCGTCAAACGCGTAGACGCGCAAACCCGCGCCAAAACCAGCGTCAACGAATTGCTGCGCGGTATTTAA
- a CDS encoding glutathione S-transferase N-terminal domain-containing protein, producing MMTLYSGITCPFSQRCRFVLYEKGMDFEIKDVDIFNKPEDLAVMNPYNQVPVLVERDLILHESNIINEYIDERFPHPQLMPGDPVMRGRGRLVLFRMEKELFNFVHVLENPNATNKEQAKAREAIGNGLTMLAPAFAKSKYILGEDFSMIDVALSPLLWRLDHYDIKLGKSAAPLLKYAERIFQREAFIEALTPAEKAMRR from the coding sequence ATGATGACCTTATATTCAGGCATTACCTGCCCGTTCAGCCAACGCTGCCGTTTCGTGTTGTACGAAAAAGGCATGGATTTTGAAATCAAAGATGTCGATATTTTCAACAAGCCCGAAGACCTTGCCGTAATGAATCCGTACAATCAAGTACCTGTTTTGGTTGAACGCGACCTCATCTTGCACGAGTCCAACATCATCAACGAATATATCGACGAACGTTTCCCGCATCCGCAACTGATGCCCGGCGATCCCGTGATGCGCGGACGCGGGCGTTTGGTGTTGTTCCGCATGGAAAAAGAATTGTTCAACTTCGTCCATGTTTTGGAAAACCCCAACGCGACCAACAAAGAACAGGCTAAAGCGCGCGAAGCCATCGGTAACGGGCTGACAATGCTGGCTCCTGCTTTTGCGAAGAGCAAATACATCCTCGGCGAAGATTTTTCTATGATTGACGTAGCGCTGTCTCCCTTGTTGTGGCGGCTTGATCATTACGACATCAAGCTCGGCAAATCCGCCGCGCCTTTGTTGAAATACGCCGAGCGCATTTTCCAACGCGAGGCTTTCATCGAAGCACTGACGCCCGCCGAGAAAGCCATGCGCAGATAA
- a CDS encoding LacI family DNA-binding transcriptional regulator, translated as MATIYDVAAYAGVSPKTVSRVINGDAPVSDKTRAKVETAIAALGYIPSSAARVMRSNRSDLVGLITGAISRTGEYGGVHGLPDMFLIKGIQQKIREAGKTLIIADTDNRYEQIDPLVRTFMEHRAEGILYVTESHREIVLPEMPNRCPMVLVNCFDAAGTPSVLPDDERGQYDLVRNIIRHGHRRIAYITLQAGAEATRLRLAGYRRALDESDMVFDPDLVQTGITDFANDSEPLIAAVLKLLSLADPPTVICCGNDEMAVRVYGILRTRGVRVPEQVSVAGYDNHSAIAETLFPPLTSTELPYMRMGALAAEILFDIIETKETARPPVRVVGETIWRQSVTALK; from the coding sequence ATGGCTACAATTTATGATGTTGCTGCTTATGCGGGCGTCTCACCCAAAACGGTCAGCCGCGTCATCAACGGCGATGCGCCGGTCAGCGATAAAACCCGTGCAAAAGTCGAAACAGCAATTGCCGCTTTGGGTTATATCCCGTCTTCGGCGGCGCGGGTGATGCGGTCGAACCGTTCGGACTTGGTCGGACTGATTACCGGCGCCATCTCGCGCACGGGCGAATACGGCGGAGTACACGGTCTGCCGGATATGTTTTTAATCAAAGGTATCCAGCAGAAAATCCGCGAAGCGGGCAAAACGCTGATTATTGCGGATACGGACAACCGCTACGAGCAAATCGACCCTTTGGTCAGGACGTTTATGGAACACCGCGCGGAAGGCATTTTGTATGTAACCGAATCGCACCGCGAAATCGTCCTGCCCGAAATGCCCAACCGCTGCCCGATGGTTTTGGTCAACTGTTTCGACGCGGCGGGTACGCCGTCGGTTTTACCGGACGACGAGCGCGGGCAATACGATTTGGTACGCAACATCATCCGTCACGGACACCGCCGTATCGCCTACATTACTTTACAGGCGGGAGCAGAAGCGACGCGGCTGCGTTTGGCGGGCTACCGCCGCGCTTTAGACGAATCGGACATGGTGTTCGATCCTGACTTGGTGCAAACCGGCATCACCGACTTTGCCAACGACAGCGAGCCTTTGATTGCGGCAGTATTGAAATTATTGTCGCTTGCCGACCCGCCGACGGTCATTTGCTGCGGCAACGACGAAATGGCGGTCCGCGTTTACGGCATTTTGAGGACGCGCGGCGTACGCGTTCCGGAGCAGGTATCGGTGGCAGGTTACGACAACCACAGCGCGATTGCCGAAACCCTGTTCCCGCCGCTGACCAGCACCGAGCTGCCCTATATGCGCATGGGCGCGCTGGCGGCGGAAATCCTGTTCGACATTATCGAGACCAAAGAAACCGCCCGTCCGCCCGTTCGGGTTGTCGGAGAAACGATTTGGCGGCAGTCGGTCACGGCATTGAAGTAA
- the pgi gene encoding glucose-6-phosphate isomerase, which produces MTAFTEAWQALEQHRLDTQHLHLRDRFAAEPDRFGNMHETLDGLLFDYSKNRLGEDTLQLLCRLAEASPLAGQMHAMQNGEKINLSEHRAVLHTALRLPPDAAPVYVDGENILPKIHRELDRALAFAESLNNGSHRGITDKPITDFVHIGIGGSDLGPRMCVEALKAYRQNIRVHFVSNSDDADISRTLAHLKPETTVFSIASKSFRTPETLLNAYAARAWYRDAGLPESGIYRHFCAISSDVAAARNFGIAPDNVFAMFDWVGGRYSVWSTIGLPVMVAVSTDRFRELLAGAHAMDTHFFQTPYRRNIPVLMALISIWYNNFQHADGQTAVPYSHNLRHLPSWLNQLDMESLGKNRTADGRPVPHTTGGIVFGEEGVNCQHAYFQLLHQGTRLIPCDFIVPMTTAYGINRQHRFTVANAFAQAEALMKGKTLEEARAELADLPEAERERLAPQKEFPGNRPSNSLLLSATDPRRLGMLMAAYEHRTFVQGAVWGINPFDQWGVEYGKELAKTIEPELERGNPQHDSSTNGLIAFYRASQNR; this is translated from the coding sequence ATGACCGCATTTACCGAAGCATGGCAAGCCCTTGAACAACACCGGCTCGACACACAACACCTCCACCTGCGCGACCGCTTCGCCGCCGAACCCGACCGCTTCGGCAATATGCACGAAACCCTCGACGGCCTCCTCTTCGATTACAGCAAAAACCGCCTCGGCGAAGACACTTTGCAACTTTTGTGCCGCCTTGCCGAAGCCTCGCCCCTAGCCGGACAAATGCACGCCATGCAAAACGGCGAAAAAATCAACCTCAGCGAACACCGCGCCGTCCTCCATACCGCCTTGCGCCTGCCGCCCGACGCCGCGCCCGTTTACGTTGACGGCGAAAACATCCTCCCCAAAATCCACCGCGAACTCGACCGCGCCCTCGCCTTCGCCGAATCACTCAACAACGGCAGCCACAGAGGCATCACCGACAAACCCATCACCGACTTCGTCCACATCGGCATAGGCGGCTCCGACCTCGGCCCCAGAATGTGCGTAGAAGCCCTCAAAGCCTACCGCCAAAACATCCGCGTCCACTTCGTCAGCAATTCAGACGACGCCGACATCAGCCGCACACTCGCCCACCTCAAACCCGAAACCACCGTATTCAGCATCGCCAGCAAATCCTTCCGCACGCCCGAAACCCTGCTCAACGCCTACGCCGCCCGCGCATGGTATCGGGATGCAGGTTTGCCCGAATCCGGCATCTACCGCCACTTCTGCGCCATTTCCTCCGACGTTGCCGCCGCCCGAAACTTCGGCATCGCACCCGACAACGTCTTCGCCATGTTCGACTGGGTCGGCGGACGCTATTCCGTCTGGTCAACCATCGGCCTGCCCGTCATGGTCGCCGTCAGCACAGACCGCTTCCGCGAACTCCTCGCCGGCGCGCACGCCATGGACACCCACTTCTTCCAAACCCCCTACCGCCGCAACATCCCCGTCCTCATGGCGCTCATCAGCATCTGGTACAACAACTTCCAGCACGCCGACGGACAAACCGCCGTCCCATACAGCCACAACCTGCGCCACCTCCCCTCGTGGCTCAACCAGCTCGACATGGAAAGCCTCGGCAAAAACCGCACTGCCGACGGCCGTCCCGTCCCTCACACCACAGGCGGCATCGTCTTCGGCGAAGAAGGCGTCAACTGCCAGCACGCCTATTTCCAACTCCTCCACCAAGGCACACGGCTCATCCCCTGCGACTTCATCGTCCCCATGACCACCGCCTACGGCATCAACCGCCAACACCGCTTCACCGTCGCCAACGCCTTCGCCCAAGCCGAAGCCCTGATGAAAGGCAAAACCCTCGAAGAAGCCCGCGCCGAGCTTGCCGACCTGCCCGAAGCCGAACGCGAACGCCTCGCCCCGCAAAAAGAATTCCCCGGCAACCGCCCGAGCAACAGCCTCCTCCTCAGCGCCACCGACCCCCGCCGCCTCGGCATGCTCATGGCGGCATACGAACACCGCACCTTCGTCCAAGGCGCGGTTTGGGGCATCAACCCCTTCGACCAATGGGGCGTCGAATACGGCAAAGAACTCGCCAAAACCATCGAACCCGAACTCGAACGCGGCAACCCGCAGCACGACAGCTCCACCAACGGCCTCATCGCCTTCTACCGCGCCAGCCAAAACCGATAG
- the glnE gene encoding bifunctional [glutamate--ammonia ligase]-adenylyl-L-tyrosine phosphorylase/[glutamate--ammonia-ligase] adenylyltransferase produces MSDNRLDTARRHSLFLARQLDNGKLKPEIFLPMLDKVLTEADFQAFADWDQIRAEENDEELARQLRELRRYAVSQIIVRDINRISDLHEVTRTITLFADFAVNTALDFAYAYYRDMYGTPIGRYTKSPQHLSVVAMGKAGGYELNVSSDIDLIFIYPESGDTDGRRERGNQEFFTKVGQKLIALLNDITADGQVFRVDMRLRPDGDSGALVLSETALEQYLITQGREWERYAWCKGRVVTPYPNDIKALVRPFVFRKYLDYSAYEAMRNLHRQIRSEVSKKGMADNIKLGAGGIREVEFIAQIFQMIRGGQMRALQLKGTQETLKKLAELGIMPSENVETLLAAYRFLRDVEHRLQYWDDQQTQTLPSSPEQQQLLAESMGFDSYAAFSDDLNAHRAKVNQLFNEILSEPEEQTQDNSEWQWAWQEKPDEEERQGRLKEHGFDAETIAARLDQIRNGHKYRHLSAHAQPRFDAIVPLFVQAAAEQNNPTDTLMRLFDFLENISRRSAYLAFLNEHPQTLAQLAQIMSQSSWVAAYLSKYPILLDELISAQLLDTAFDWQALAAALSDDLKACGGDTEAQMDTLRRFQHAQVFRLAVQDLAGLWTVESLSDQLSALADTILAAALPCAWADMPKKHRDTPQFAVVGYGKLGGKELGYASDLDLVYLYDDPHPDAGDVYSRLARRLTNWLSAATGAGSLYETDLRLRPNGDAGFLAHSIAAFEKYQRENAWTWEHQSLTRARFICGTPEIQTAFDRIRTEILTAERDQTALAGEIIEMREKMFPTHPPADSNVKYARGGVVDVEFIVQYLILAHARKYPQLLDNYGNIALLNIAADCGLIDKTLAEQSRTAYRFYRQQQHNTKLRDAEKTEVTDELLAHYGNVRKLWREVFGAEVKFG; encoded by the coding sequence ATGTCCGACAACCGCCTCGACACCGCCCGCCGCCATTCCCTGTTCCTCGCCCGCCAGCTCGACAACGGCAAACTCAAGCCCGAAATTTTCCTGCCCATGTTGGACAAGGTTTTAACCGAAGCGGATTTCCAAGCCTTTGCCGATTGGGACCAAATCCGCGCGGAAGAAAACGATGAAGAATTGGCGCGGCAGTTGCGCGAGTTGCGCCGTTATGCGGTGTCGCAGATTATCGTGCGCGATATAAACCGTATCAGCGATTTGCACGAAGTTACCCGCACGATTACGCTGTTTGCCGATTTTGCCGTCAATACCGCGCTGGATTTCGCCTACGCCTATTATCGGGACATGTACGGCACGCCGATCGGGCGTTATACCAAATCGCCGCAGCATTTGAGCGTGGTGGCGATGGGCAAGGCGGGCGGCTATGAGTTGAACGTGTCTTCCGACATCGATTTGATTTTCATCTATCCCGAATCTGGCGACACCGACGGCAGGCGCGAACGGGGCAATCAGGAGTTTTTCACCAAAGTCGGACAAAAACTGATTGCGCTGCTGAACGACATCACCGCCGACGGGCAGGTGTTCCGCGTCGATATGCGGCTGCGGCCGGACGGCGATTCGGGCGCGCTGGTGTTGAGTGAAACCGCGCTGGAGCAATACCTGATTACGCAGGGGCGCGAATGGGAGCGCTATGCGTGGTGCAAAGGCCGCGTGGTTACGCCGTATCCGAACGACATCAAAGCACTGGTGCGCCCCTTTGTGTTCCGCAAATATCTGGATTACAGCGCGTATGAAGCAATGCGGAACCTGCACCGCCAAATCCGCAGCGAAGTCAGCAAAAAAGGCATGGCGGACAACATCAAACTCGGCGCGGGCGGCATCCGTGAAGTCGAATTTATCGCCCAAATTTTCCAAATGATACGCGGCGGCCAAATGCGCGCGCTGCAACTGAAAGGCACACAGGAAACGCTGAAGAAACTTGCCGAGCTGGGCATCATGCCGTCTGAAAACGTTGAAACCCTGCTTGCCGCCTACCGCTTCCTGCGCGACGTTGAACACCGCCTGCAATACTGGGATGACCAACAAACCCAAACCCTGCCCTCCTCGCCCGAACAGCAGCAACTGCTCGCCGAAAGCATGGGTTTCGACAGCTACGCCGCCTTTTCAGACGACCTCAACGCCCACCGCGCCAAGGTCAATCAGTTGTTCAACGAGATTTTGAGCGAACCCGAAGAGCAAACGCAAGACAACAGCGAATGGCAATGGGCATGGCAGGAAAAACCCGACGAAGAAGAACGGCAAGGTCGTCTGAAAGAACACGGGTTCGATGCCGAAACCATCGCCGCAAGGCTCGACCAAATCCGCAACGGTCATAAATACCGCCACCTTTCCGCCCACGCCCAGCCGCGTTTTGACGCCATTGTGCCGCTGTTCGTACAGGCGGCGGCCGAGCAAAACAACCCGACCGATACGCTGATGCGGCTGTTTGACTTCCTCGAAAACATCAGCCGCCGATCCGCCTATCTCGCCTTCCTCAACGAACATCCGCAGACCTTGGCGCAGCTGGCGCAGATTATGAGCCAAAGCTCATGGGTGGCGGCGTATCTGAGCAAATATCCGATTCTGTTGGACGAACTCATCAGCGCGCAGCTTTTGGATACCGCGTTCGACTGGCAAGCCCTCGCCGCCGCCCTTTCAGACGACCTCAAAGCCTGCGGCGGCGACACCGAAGCGCAAATGGACACCCTGCGCCGCTTCCAACACGCCCAAGTCTTCCGCCTCGCCGTCCAAGACCTCGCCGGACTGTGGACGGTAGAATCCCTCTCCGACCAACTCTCCGCCCTCGCCGACACCATCCTCGCCGCCGCCCTGCCGTGCGCGTGGGCGGACATGCCCAAAAAACACCGCGACACCCCGCAATTCGCCGTCGTCGGCTACGGCAAACTCGGCGGCAAAGAACTCGGCTACGCCTCCGACCTCGACCTCGTCTACCTCTACGACGATCCCCATCCCGACGCAGGCGACGTATACAGCCGCCTTGCCCGCCGCCTGACCAACTGGCTTTCCGCCGCCACCGGCGCAGGCAGCCTCTACGAAACCGACCTGCGCCTACGCCCCAACGGCGACGCCGGCTTCCTCGCCCACAGCATCGCCGCCTTCGAAAAATACCAGCGCGAAAACGCCTGGACGTGGGAACACCAGTCCCTCACCCGCGCCCGCTTCATCTGCGGCACACCCGAAATTCAGACGGCCTTCGACCGCATCCGCACCGAAATCCTCACCGCCGAGCGCGACCAAACCGCCTTGGCAGGCGAAATCATCGAAATGCGCGAAAAAATGTTCCCCACCCATCCGCCTGCCGACAGCAACGTCAAATACGCGCGCGGCGGCGTGGTCGACGTCGAATTTATCGTCCAATACCTCATCCTTGCCCATGCCCGAAAATATCCGCAACTCCTCGACAACTACGGCAACATCGCCCTCTTGAACATCGCCGCCGACTGCGGCCTCATCGACAAAACCCTCGCCGAACAAAGCCGCACCGCCTACCGCTTCTACCGCCAGCAGCAACACAACACCAAACTGCGCGACGCGGAAAAAACCGAAGTAACCGACGAATTGCTGGCACATTACGGCAATGTCAGGAAATTGTGGCGGGAAGTGTTCGGGGCAGAAGTGAAGTTCGGATAA
- a CDS encoding ClpXP protease specificity-enhancing factor has translation MTTSTKPYLLRALYEWCTDNGQTPHLVVWVNEHTRVPMQYVRDNEIVLNIGPTASHNLNIDNDWISFSARFGGVAHDIWIPVGHVISIFSRESGEGMGFEVEPYEVDASGKEAQQEPAADKPTDGEPAKSGKVLKFVK, from the coding sequence ATGACGACTTCGACCAAACCCTATCTGCTTCGTGCCTTATATGAATGGTGTACAGACAATGGCCAAACGCCGCATCTGGTCGTTTGGGTTAACGAACATACCCGCGTACCCATGCAATATGTCCGCGACAATGAAATCGTACTAAATATCGGCCCGACAGCCAGCCATAATCTGAATATCGATAACGATTGGATCAGCTTTTCCGCCCGTTTCGGCGGCGTGGCGCACGATATTTGGATTCCCGTTGGCCATGTCATCAGTATCTTTTCACGCGAAAGCGGGGAGGGGATGGGGTTCGAAGTCGAGCCTTACGAAGTGGATGCTTCCGGTAAGGAGGCGCAGCAGGAGCCGGCGGCAGATAAGCCGACTGACGGCGAGCCTGCCAAGTCGGGCAAGGTATTGAAGTTCGTCAAATAA
- a CDS encoding GNAT family N-acetyltransferase, with protein MEYTITLAKTEDLPDIVEIYNSTIEARQSTADLSPVGIETRKPWFEAHSGKRPLYVLKNHSGELLAWGSFSDYYPRHAYHISAEISIYVRHNMRGVGVGKILLRNMLERAPSLGIKNVLAVIFGHNHPSLHLFHSFGFQEWGRLPAVCDLETFEADVVILGKRIT; from the coding sequence ATGGAATATACGATTACTCTAGCGAAAACAGAAGACCTGCCCGACATTGTCGAAATCTACAACAGTACGATTGAAGCGCGCCAATCCACCGCCGATTTATCGCCCGTCGGCATCGAAACCCGCAAGCCTTGGTTTGAAGCACATTCCGGCAAACGCCCGCTTTATGTCTTGAAAAACCATAGCGGCGAATTGCTGGCATGGGGCAGCTTCAGCGATTATTATCCGCGCCACGCGTATCACATCAGTGCGGAAATCAGTATTTATGTCCGACACAATATGCGCGGGGTCGGCGTGGGTAAAATCCTGCTGCGCAATATGTTGGAGCGCGCGCCCTCCTTGGGTATTAAAAATGTTTTGGCCGTGATTTTCGGACACAACCACCCCAGCCTGCATCTTTTCCACTCGTTCGGTTTTCAAGAATGGGGCAGATTGCCCGCAGTGTGCGATTTGGAAACATTTGAAGCGGATGTGGTTATCTTGGGCAAACGGATAACGTAA
- a CDS encoding MFS transporter: MKISPQVSMTLRQIMLMNFGFFGIQYSFGLQQTAINPIFSFLHADPGQLPILNMAGPITGLLVQPLIGAMSDRTWIPGLGRRRPYFLIGAIGCSLCLFIYPHVTALWVAVLLLWLLDISNNTAMEPFRAFIADTVPEHQQSTGFLMQSVFTGLGITLANVSLYIFQQIGWLQQTSEAGIPYWVFGSFYIGAVCSIGSVLVTVLSTPEHEPSPEEMAAIKAQPRGPVHAVKDIGTAIKEMPTPLWQLASVYLFQWYALFIYWQYISHSIVKSVWGSTSADQAAYEQAVAWTGLVNGFYNVVTFVSAFGLMWMARKYAAKYVHAFAVILASLALLTIPHITNKYLMFAPMIGFGIGWASMMGVPFMIVVHSIPKERYGVYMGIVNMMIVIPMLIETVTFGWIYDTFLGANPSNAMTFAGVFLAIAAVLTLTIKTSNKPYGVESAS, from the coding sequence ATGAAGATTTCCCCACAAGTATCGATGACGCTTCGCCAGATTATGCTGATGAACTTCGGCTTCTTCGGCATCCAATACAGCTTCGGTTTGCAGCAAACCGCCATCAACCCGATTTTCAGTTTCTTACATGCCGACCCCGGCCAACTGCCTATTCTGAATATGGCAGGTCCGATTACCGGCTTGCTCGTTCAACCCCTTATCGGTGCCATGAGCGACCGCACCTGGATTCCCGGCTTGGGACGCCGCCGCCCGTATTTCTTAATCGGAGCCATCGGTTGCAGCCTCTGCCTCTTCATCTATCCGCACGTTACCGCATTGTGGGTTGCCGTATTGCTGCTGTGGCTCTTGGACATCAGCAACAACACCGCCATGGAACCCTTCCGCGCCTTCATCGCCGATACCGTCCCCGAACACCAACAATCCACCGGCTTTTTGATGCAGTCCGTGTTCACCGGCTTGGGCATTACCCTTGCCAACGTATCGCTCTACATCTTCCAACAAATCGGCTGGCTGCAACAAACCTCCGAAGCAGGTATCCCCTACTGGGTATTCGGCTCGTTCTATATCGGCGCCGTCTGCTCCATCGGCTCTGTTTTAGTAACCGTATTGTCCACGCCCGAACACGAACCTTCTCCCGAAGAAATGGCGGCAATCAAAGCCCAACCTAGAGGCCCCGTCCACGCCGTCAAAGACATCGGCACAGCCATTAAGGAAATGCCTACTCCACTGTGGCAGCTTGCCTCCGTTTACCTCTTCCAATGGTACGCCCTCTTCATCTACTGGCAATACATCTCCCACAGTATCGTCAAATCCGTCTGGGGTTCGACATCTGCCGACCAGGCTGCCTATGAACAGGCAGTGGCATGGACCGGTTTGGTCAACGGTTTTTACAATGTCGTAACCTTCGTTTCCGCCTTCGGACTGATGTGGATGGCGCGTAAATATGCCGCGAAATATGTCCACGCCTTTGCCGTTATCCTGGCATCGCTCGCCCTCTTAACCATCCCGCACATCACCAATAAATACCTGATGTTCGCCCCGATGATCGGCTTCGGTATCGGCTGGGCAAGTATGATGGGCGTGCCGTTTATGATTGTCGTACACTCCATCCCGAAAGAACGCTACGGCGTGTATATGGGCATCGTCAACATGATGATTGTGATTCCGATGCTGATTGAAACCGTTACCTTCGGTTGGATCTATGACACCTTCCTCGGTGCAAACCCGTCCAACGCCATGACCTTCGCCGGCGTCTTCCTCGCCATCGCCGCCGTACTGACCCTGACCATCAAAACGTCAAACAAACCTTATGGCGTAGAATCGGCAAGCTGA
- a CDS encoding IS30 family transposase, protein MSYTQLTQDERYHIQYLSRYCTVAEIAKQLNRHKSTISREIKRHCIQGQQYSADKAQRQSRLTKQHRRKPYKLDSQLVQHIDTLIRRKLSPEQVCAYLHKHHGITLHHSTVYRYLRQDKSNGGTLWQHLRICSKPYRKRYGSTWTRGKVPDRVGIENRPAIVDRKTRIGDWEADTIVGKNQKSALLTLVERTTRYTIICKLKNLKAEDTARAAIRVLKAYKARVHTITMDNGKEFYQHTKIAKALKAKTYFCRPYHSWEKGLNENTNGLIRQYFPKQTDFRNISDREIRRVQDELNHRPRKTLGYETPSVLFLNLFQPLVPWCCT, encoded by the coding sequence ATGAGCTACACACAACTGACCCAAGACGAACGATACCATATCCAATACCTGTCCCGCTACTGCACCGTCGCCGAAATCGCCAAACAACTTAACCGCCACAAAAGCACCATCAGCCGCGAAATCAAGCGGCACTGCATCCAAGGACAGCAATACAGCGCCGATAAAGCCCAACGGCAAAGCCGGCTGACCAAACAGCACCGGCGAAAACCCTATAAGCTCGATTCGCAGCTGGTTCAACACATCGACACCCTTATCCGCCGCAAACTCAGTCCCGAACAAGTATGTGCCTACCTGCATAAACACCACGGTATCACACTCCATCACAGCACCGTTTACCGCTACCTCCGCCAAGACAAAAGCAACGGCGGCACTTTGTGGCAACATCTCAGAATATGCAGCAAACCCTACCGAAAACGCTACGGCAGCACATGGACCAGAGGCAAAGTGCCCGACCGCGTCGGCATAGAAAACCGACCTGCTATCGTCGACCGGAAAACTCGCATCGGCGATTGGGAGGCCGACACCATCGTCGGCAAAAATCAGAAAAGCGCGTTATTGACCTTGGTCGAACGCACTACCCGCTACACCATCATCTGCAAATTAAAGAACTTAAAAGCCGAAGACACTGCCCGGGCGGCCATTAGGGTATTAAAGGCATATAAAGCCAGAGTCCACACCATTACCATGGATAACGGCAAAGAGTTCTACCAACACACCAAAATAGCCAAAGCATTGAAGGCGAAAACCTATTTTTGCCGCCCTTACCATTCTTGGGAGAAAGGGCTGAATGAGAACACCAACGGACTCATCCGACAATATTTCCCCAAACAAACCGATTTCCGAAACATCAGCGATCGGGAGATACGCAGGGTTCAAGATGAGTTGAACCACCGGCCAAGAAAAACACTTGGCTACGAAACGCCAAGTGTTTTATTCTTAAATCTGTTCCAACCACTGGTACCCTGGTGTTGCACTTGA